The sequence TACGGTGACTCTCTCTACCGCTGCAAGCAGCTGAAGCGTGCGGCCCTTGGCCGCATGGCGACGGCGTGCAAGAAGCTCAACAGCGCGCTTGCCTACTTGGAGAAGGTACGTCAGCACATGTCTCGCCTGCCCTCCATCGACCCCAATGCGCGCACGCTTCTCGTGACGGGCTTCCCGAACGTAGGCAAGTCTAGCTTTATGAACAAGGTCACGCGCGCTGATGTGGAGGTGCAGCCGTACGCCTTCACGACCAAGTCGCTCTTTGTCGGTCACACAGACTACAAGTACACTACCTGGCAGGTGATCGACACCCCTGGCATCCTAGACCACTCTCTGGAGGAGCGTAACGTCATCGAGATGCAGGCGATCACCGCGCtggcgcacctccgcgccTGCATCCTCTTCTTCATGGACCTGAGCGGCCAGTGCGGCTACTCAATCGAGCAGCAGGTCTCCCTCTTCAACTCCATCGGCCCTCTGTTTACTGGGAAGcccgttgtcgtcgtcttcaACAAGTGCGACGTGTGTACCATCGACGATGTCTCAacggcggagcaggagctcATCATGGACGCCATTCAGGAGGCCGGCGCAAAGTGGATTACGACTAGCACACTCACAGACATCGGTGTCGGCGATCTCAAGTCCGTCGCCTGCGACGTACTACTCGCCCACCGCTCGGAGCAGAAAGAGGGCTCTGGGCGCTACCAGGCGATTCAGAACCGCCTCTACTGCGCCACCCCTCAGCAGCGCGATGAGGTGGAGCGACCCACCTTTGTGCCGgcgtcggtgctgcaggagcgcgcCACAGGTGAGCCACCGAGGCGGCGCCGCAAAACGGAGCGTGACTACGAGTGGGAGAATGGTGGCCCGGGGCAGTACCAAAGAAACGAGCGCAAGACCTGGGACCTGGAGGACCCTGTATGGGTTGACGACATCATTCCCGACATCATGGACGGCCACAACATCTACGACAACATTGACCCTGACATCCATCAGCGCctgctggagctggaggcggaggaggaggcgcggctGGAGGATCTTGAGCTAGAGGCGTCCCGCAAGCACGAGCAGTACACCCTGGACAGTGACACCCTTGAGGCGGTTAAGTTCATCAAGGATAGGGTAAAGGTACTGAAGATGGAGCGCGCAATGAAGAACCCTGCCATCCGGCGTACACACAGCCAGGCGATAGCGATCGACAAGTTCAACAAGCGCACCGGCAGTCAGGATGCCAGAGCGAAGTCCATCGCggacggcagcggtgaggtGCCTACCCGCAAACGCGGCCGCTCCATGTCTGCcgcgcaggaggcgctcATCCGCGACCGCTCCGGCTCTGCACACGTTAGCACCAAGACGACTCGTAGCATCAGTGCTGCCTCACCTAGTCGCGAGCGCAGCATGAGCGTCAACCGCGGCGACGGCTACCGTGATGTGAACGAGAAGCTGCGCGCTGTGAAGCTGAGCAAGGTGAAGACGCGTCCGCTGGCCCGCCAGGCacggaagggggagggtgacCACCACATCCCGAACCTGCGCCCTATGCATTTGTTCACGGGTAAAGTGAAGAGCAACGGCGCTCGTGACCGGCGTTAAGCAAGCGAGGTGCGGCTACTGAGAGCGGGTAGataagagggagaggagggaggatgGCAGGGCGGTGAGGTAATCATCTTTGTGACGAGCATAATGGATGGTCGCACCATGAGTACTGTAGTATATCTTTCCCTCGTACTTGCTGTGGCTTATTCCTCTCCCTACCTGGTCTTCTTCCCGCCACTagttcctctctcccttgctgGTTGCTGCTGGCCTGAAACGCGGGTCTTATTGTCTTCgctcgcttttcttcttcagtTTCTTTGCTGCTTGTACTGttgtctccctctttcatcctctcctcttttctctctcaccactTTCTTGCTTCCCTGCCCCAACTGTCTGTCTCGCAGTCGTTCGATCTCTGGCGCTCTCTCGGGCATTCGGTGTCGATATATGCGTGTTACGCTcattcctcttctctttggtgcctctttccccttctagaggcgagaagggaggagaggggggagtgcaTCTGGGAGGAGAAGATCGAGCGAGACGGGAAGGGAGTGAAACGCAGGGGAATGAGAAGTGAAAGGGGGACAACACTCCACTTGGTTGGGTGGGGCGGGCTAAACTGACGAGGCGCGCATTAGTGCATGCGAATGTCGCGCTGGTATGTTCTCTTTGTGTTCGTTCCCTTTCCCATGCGATGATGATGACAGCTCTGTTGGCTGGTGCGATGAAAGGTGACAACCTCGCCGTAAGCGATGGGTTAAATGGGGGAGGAAATGGATGATTTG comes from Leishmania braziliensis MHOM/BR/75/M2904 complete genome, chromosome 33 and encodes:
- a CDS encoding putative nucleolar GTP-binding protein, whose product is MTSVYNFKTIAVVPAYKDFMDIVLSKTQRKTPTIVHKGYHISRIRQFYMRKVKFTQKTINEKLTFILQEFPRMDDIHPFYGDLMHVLYDRDHYKVALGQVGAVRHMVDNIGRDYVRLLKYGDSLYRCKQLKRAALGRMATACKKLNSALAYLEKVRQHMSRLPSIDPNARTLLVTGFPNVGKSSFMNKVTRADVEVQPYAFTTKSLFVGHTDYKYTTWQVIDTPGILDHSLEERNVIEMQAITALAHLRACILFFMDLSGQCGYSIEQQVSLFNSIGPLFTGKPVVVVFNKCDVCTIDDVSTAEQELIMDAIQEAGAKWITTSTLTDIGVGDLKSVACDVLLAHRSEQKEGSGRYQAIQNRLYCATPQQRDEVERPTFVPASVLQERATGEPPRRRRKTERDYEWENGGPGQYQRNERKTWDLEDPVWVDDIIPDIMDGHNIYDNIDPDIHQRLLELEAEEEARLEDLELEASRKHEQYTLDSDTLEAVKFIKDRVKVLKMERAMKNPAIRRTHSQAIAIDKFNKRTGSQDARAKSIADGSGEVPTRKRGRSMSAAQEALIRDRSGSAHVSTKTTRSISAASPSRERSMSVNRGDGYRDVNEKLRAVKLSKVKTRPLARQARKGEGDHHIPNLRPMHLFTGKVKSNGARDRR